A genomic segment from Acyrthosiphon pisum isolate AL4f chromosome A3, pea_aphid_22Mar2018_4r6ur, whole genome shotgun sequence encodes:
- the LOC100160502 gene encoding uncharacterized protein LOC100160502, whose translation MENEIRYEIPSLLKTAYYACNEIERDRYNSLEVPDVDMRHCCELLFEILTIDKNRNEDNERQTMFSRSKLNKYNRDMYKNILCAEAASSGHIDCMKLAHEIGVPWDTMSRANDNACDQAAKSGYLECQRYAWENGCPWNKFTCTYAAENGHMDCLVYARENGCPWDEETCSSAARNGHMDCLVYARENGCPWNKSTCDYAAENGHMDCLVYARQSGCPWAQETCSSAARNGHMDCLVYARENGCPWNKSTCDYAAENGHMDCLVYARENGCPWDQETCSRAAENGHMDCLVYARENGCPWAQETCSSAARNGHMDCLVYARENGCPWNKFTCTYAAENGHMDCLVYARENGCPWDQETCSRAAENGHMDCLVYARENGCPWAQETCSSAARNGHMDCLVYARENGCPWSIKTCNDAAEKGQMDCLVYARENGCPWNKSTCAYAAKNGHMDCLVYARENGCPWDQETCRRAAMNGHMDCLVYARENGCPWNKSTCVYAAENGHMDCLVYARENGCPWDQETCRRAAMNGHIDCLVYARENGCPWQKQTCHSAALNGHIDCLVYARENGCPWNKFTCTYAAENGHMDCLVYARENGCLWDEETCSRAALNGHMDCLVYARENGCPWDEETCSRAAFNGHMDCLVYARENGCPWDEETCSRAAENGHIDCLIYARENGCPWDEETRGRALKNRHMDCVVYALENGCP comes from the coding sequence ATGGAAAACGAGATAAGGTACGAAATACCTAGCTTGTTGAAAACAGCGTACTACGCTTGCAACGAGATCGAGCGCGACAGGTACAACTCCCTGGAAGTACCGGACGTTGATATGCGACATTGTTGTGAGCTGCtgtttgaaatattaacaaTCGACAAAAACCGAAACGAGGACAACGAAAGGCAGACCATGTTCAGCAGATCGAAGTTAAACAAGTACAACCGCgacatgtataaaaatatattatgcgcgGAAGCAGCGTCGAGCGGTCACATCGATTGCATGAAACTCGCTCACGAGATCGGCGTCCCTTGGGACACAATGTCCAGAGCGAACGATAATGCGTGCGACCAGGCTGCGAAATCGGGATATCTGGAATGCCAGAGATACGCctgggaaaacgggtgcccgtggAATAAGTTTACTTGCACCTACGCCGCGGAGAACGGTCACATGGACTGCCTGGTTTACGCaagggaaaacgggtgcccgtggGACGAGGAAACGTGTAGCAGCGCCGCGAGGAATGGTCACATGGACTGTCTGGTATatgcacgggaaaacgggtgcccgtggAATAAAAGTACTTGCGACTACGCCGCGGAAAACGGTCACATGGACTGTCTGGTATACGCACGGCAAAGCGGGTGTCCTTGGGCCCAGGAAACGTGCAGCAGCGCCGCGAGGAATGGTCACATGGACTGTCTGGTATatgcacgggaaaacgggtgcccgtggAATAAAAGTACTTGCGACTACGCCGCGGAAAACGGTCACATGGACTGTCTggtatacgcacgggaaaacgggtgcccttggGACCAGGAAACGTGCAGCAGAGCCGCGGAGAACGGTCACATGGACTGCCTggtatacgcacgggaaaacgggtgcccttggGCCCAGGAAACGTGCAGCAGCGCCGCGAGGAATGGTCACATGGACTGCCTGGTATatgcacgggaaaacgggtgcccgtggAATAAGTTTACTTGCACCTACGCCGCGGAGAACGGTCACATGGACTGCCTGGTTTACGCaagggaaaacgggtgcccttggGACCAGGAAACGTGCAGCAGAGCCGCGGAGAACGGTCACATGGACTGCCTggtatacgcacgggaaaacgggtgcccttggGCCCAGGAAACGTGCAGCAGCGCCGCGAGGAATGGTCACATGGACTGCCTGGTATatgcacgggaaaacgggtgcccgtggAGTATAAAAACATGCAATGACGCCGCGGAGAAAGGTCAGATGGACTGCCTggtatacgcacgggaaaacgggtgcccgtggAATAAAAGTACTTGCGCCTACGCCGCGAAAAACGGTCATATGGACTGTCTAgtatacgcacgggaaaacgggtgcccttggGACCAGGAAACGTGCCGAAGAGCTGCGATGAATGGTCACATGGACTGCCTggtatacgcacgggaaaacgggtgcccgtggAATAAAAGTACCTGCGTCTACGCCGCGGAAAACGGTCACATGGACTGTCTggtatacgcacgggaaaacgggtgcccttggGACCAGGAAACGTGCCGAAGAGCTGCGATGAATGGTCACATAGACTGCCTggtatacgcacgggaaaacgggtgcccgtggCAAAAGCAAACGTGCCACAGCGCCGCGTTGAACGGTCACATAGACTGCCTGGTATACGCgagggaaaacgggtgcccgtggAATAAGTTTACTTGCACCTACGCCGCGGAGAACGGTCACATGGACTGCCTggtatacgcacgggaaaacgggtgccttTGGGACGAGGAAACGTGCAGCAGAGCCGCGTTGAACGGTCACATGGACTGCCTggtatacgcacgggaaaatggGTGCCCTTGGGACGAGGAAACGTGCAGCAGAGCCGCGTTTAACGGTCACATGGACTGCCTggtatacgcacgggaaaatggGTGCCCTTGGGACGAGGAAACGTGCAGCAGAGCCGCGGAGAACGGTCACATAGACTGCCTgatatacgcacgggaaaacgggtgcccttggGACGAGGAAACGCGCGGCAGAGCCTTGAAGAACCGTCACATGGACTGCGTGGTTTACGCATtggaaaacgggtgcccgtga